In Candidatus Fermentibacter sp., a genomic segment contains:
- the recR gene encoding recombination mediator RecR, giving the protein MSSDWFDSLVNELSRLPGIGRRTAARLAFALVDDRELSRSLSDVLRRTFEMIHECPVCRNLTDSEMCQVCLDRSRGNSLCVVENVADLKSIDEAGLFRGRFFVLHGLLSPLDGIGPTQLGFDRLVALVRETGAPEVILALDATADGEATCSWLGRTLEPTGTRVTRLARGLPSGASVEMIDSGTLVQAFEGRQKI; this is encoded by the coding sequence GTGAGCTCCGACTGGTTCGACTCCCTCGTGAACGAGCTGTCGAGGCTCCCGGGTATCGGGAGGCGCACCGCGGCCCGGCTCGCCTTCGCACTGGTGGACGACAGGGAGCTCTCGAGGAGCCTCTCCGACGTCCTGAGGCGCACCTTCGAGATGATCCACGAGTGCCCGGTCTGCCGGAACCTCACGGATTCGGAGATGTGCCAGGTGTGCCTCGACAGGTCGCGCGGCAACTCACTCTGCGTGGTCGAGAACGTGGCCGATCTCAAGTCCATCGACGAGGCCGGCCTCTTCCGCGGGCGTTTCTTCGTGCTGCACGGGCTCCTGTCGCCGCTCGACGGCATCGGGCCCACCCAGCTCGGCTTCGACAGGCTCGTGGCACTGGTTCGCGAAACCGGAGCCCCGGAGGTGATCCTCGCCCTCGACGCCACCGCGGACGGCGAGGCCACCTGCTCATGGCTCGGCCGGACCCTCGAACCGACGGGCACGCGCGTCACGAGGCTCGCCAGGGGTCTCCCATCCGGAGCCTCCGTGGAGATGATCGACTCGGGAACCCTCGTACAGGCTTTCGAGGGCCGGCAGAAGATCTGA
- the pgsA gene encoding CDP-diacylglycerol--glycerol-3-phosphate 3-phosphatidyltransferase, translating to MILNWPNRLTVARMALGPVATALLLDERPGFRAAALATFAAAALTDVLDGYLARRYGWITNLGRFLDPLADKLLVSLALIGLVQVGLVPVWAAWVIIGRELLVTGLRTIAAYAGVIIMPSRMGKLKTVFEMSAVFLYLALAVPWPRPGVLPEGLHEAAASSVLVAATALAVFSGLDYIWRNRSILKRLLW from the coding sequence ATGATCCTCAACTGGCCCAACAGGCTGACCGTTGCCAGGATGGCGCTGGGCCCCGTCGCCACGGCTCTCCTGCTCGACGAGCGGCCGGGGTTCAGGGCGGCGGCGCTGGCCACCTTCGCGGCAGCGGCGCTCACGGACGTCCTCGACGGCTACCTCGCCCGCAGGTACGGGTGGATCACCAACCTCGGACGGTTCCTCGATCCGCTGGCCGACAAGCTGCTGGTCTCGCTGGCCCTCATCGGCCTGGTGCAGGTGGGGCTGGTCCCGGTATGGGCCGCATGGGTGATCATAGGGCGCGAGCTGCTCGTCACCGGGCTCAGGACCATCGCGGCCTACGCGGGGGTCATCATCATGCCCTCGCGTATGGGCAAGCTCAAGACGGTCTTCGAGATGTCGGCCGTGTTCCTCTATCTTGCGCTTGCGGTGCCCTGGCCCCGGCCGGGCGTCCTGCCGGAGGGGCTGCACGAAGCCGCGGCCAGTTCCGTGCTGGTCGCCGCCACCGCCCTTGCCGTGTTCTCGGGCCTCGACTACATCTGGCGCAACAGGTCGATACTGAAGAGACTGCTGTGGTGA